A portion of the Anaerolineae bacterium genome contains these proteins:
- a CDS encoding PAS domain-containing protein: MRLGMRWRIALPYMTVVLVASAVLGLYLSQELHHALMESYRVRLLAEASLVRLFLTEGPAEPDHLREVAGRWSQQLDSRLTLINRDGVVLADSHFDPAAMDNHLARPEVQEALAEGAGASARFSHTTGYNMLYVALDPKDTALPIIRVSASLQEIDAGISRMQTTLMATALGASALVMALSFVLADRITRPLRRLTDRVLSYRSSSERAMKAEGYDEVQSLADAFGQMTSELGRRVDALAEERNKIALVLAHLNDGVLITDSEGVVHLINPAAVRLLDLTWQSDPIGRPLMEVVGSPSVLEAWKRCRETGQEQETMIEVPDRGAFVRLVVSPIAGSPLSGEMLLLQDLTQVRRLESVRRDFISNISHELRTPLASLKALVDTLQDGALEDPTAARNFLQRMEIEVDSLTQMVQELLELSRIESGQVPIRLAPVLVAELLAGPLEHLQPQAERARLEVAVNLVPDGLTVLADQERTRQVITNLVHNAIKFTPPGGRISVSAIRAGDEVVIAVADTGIGIPEKDLPRIFERFYKADRARASGGTGLGLAIAKHIVQAHGGRIWVKSQEGAGSTFYFTLPAA, translated from the coding sequence GTGCGCCTGGGTATGCGCTGGCGAATCGCGCTGCCCTACATGACGGTGGTGCTGGTCGCCAGCGCCGTCCTGGGGCTCTACCTGTCCCAAGAACTACACCATGCTCTTATGGAGAGCTATCGCGTCCGGTTGCTGGCGGAAGCTTCTCTCGTGCGCCTCTTCCTCACCGAGGGTCCCGCCGAGCCTGACCATCTCCGGGAGGTGGCCGGCCGTTGGTCCCAGCAGCTGGACTCGCGCCTGACCCTGATCAACCGGGATGGGGTTGTCCTGGCCGACTCCCACTTCGACCCCGCAGCCATGGACAACCACCTGGCCCGGCCCGAGGTCCAGGAAGCCCTGGCCGAGGGAGCAGGAGCGTCGGCCCGCTTCAGCCATACTACTGGCTACAACATGCTCTACGTCGCTCTGGATCCGAAGGACACCGCTCTGCCCATCATTCGGGTGTCTGCTTCCCTGCAGGAGATTGACGCTGGCATCTCTCGGATGCAGACGACCCTCATGGCCACTGCGCTTGGCGCCTCTGCTCTCGTGATGGCCCTCTCCTTCGTCCTGGCCGACCGCATCACCCGGCCCCTGCGTCGGCTCACCGACCGCGTGCTCAGCTACCGCTCCTCCTCGGAGCGGGCGATGAAGGCGGAGGGCTACGATGAGGTCCAGAGCCTGGCCGATGCCTTCGGGCAGATGACATCCGAACTCGGCCGACGGGTGGACGCTCTGGCCGAGGAAAGAAACAAGATCGCCCTGGTGCTGGCACACCTCAACGATGGCGTACTGATCACCGACTCCGAGGGCGTGGTGCACCTGATCAACCCGGCCGCTGTCCGTCTCCTCGACTTGACTTGGCAGTCCGACCCCATTGGACGCCCCCTGATGGAAGTGGTCGGCAGTCCCAGTGTGCTCGAGGCGTGGAAGCGGTGCCGGGAGACAGGTCAGGAGCAGGAGACCATGATCGAAGTGCCGGATCGGGGGGCGTTCGTGCGGCTGGTGGTCTCGCCCATCGCCGGCTCGCCCCTAAGCGGCGAGATGCTGCTCCTCCAGGACCTGACCCAGGTGCGGCGACTGGAATCGGTCCGTCGTGACTTCATCAGCAACATCTCCCACGAACTGCGCACCCCCTTGGCCTCGCTCAAGGCTCTGGTGGACACGCTTCAGGATGGCGCCCTGGAGGATCCTACTGCCGCTCGCAACTTCCTCCAGCGCATGGAGATCGAGGTTGACTCTCTGACCCAGATGGTGCAGGAGTTGCTGGAGCTATCCCGCATCGAGTCGGGGCAAGTACCCATCCGGCTGGCCCCGGTACTGGTGGCGGAGCTGCTGGCCGGCCCCTTGGAGCATCTCCAACCCCAGGCGGAGCGGGCCCGCCTCGAGGTGGCTGTCAACCTGGTGCCGGACGGCCTGACCGTGCTTGCCGATCAGGAACGCACCCGGCAAGTCATCACCAACCTCGTGCACAACGCCATCAAGTTCACTCCGCCCGGGGGCCGCATCTCCGTTTCCGCCATTCGCGCCGGAGATGAGGTGGTGATCGCCGTGGCCGACACAGGTATCGGCATCCCGGAGAAAGACCTCCCCCGCATCTTTGAGCGCTTCTACAAAGCGGACCGGGCCCGGGCCAGCGGGGGCACAGGGCTTGGCCTGGCTATCGCTAAGCACATCGTGCAGGCGCATGGGGGCCGCATCTGGGTCAAGAGCCAGGAGGGCGCTGGCAGCACCTTCTACTTCACCCTGCCAGCAGCCTAG
- a CDS encoding response regulator transcription factor: protein MADKVLIVEDEPTLVDTLRYNLARQGYTVITAMDGLAALELARREQPDLVLLDIMLPELDGIEVCRLLRQEMSVPIIMLTARDEEIDKVVGLEVGADDYITKPFSMRELLARVKANLRRVRMTRQDSGDGEADARAQKLVLRDIVIDLGRREVLRQGSPVALTPREFELLAFLARNRGIVLSRELILERVWGWDFAGGTRTVDVHIRGLREKLEDDPAHPSRIVTVRGAGYRLEA, encoded by the coding sequence GACACCCTTCGTTACAATCTTGCCCGCCAGGGCTATACTGTCATCACCGCCATGGACGGGCTTGCCGCCCTCGAACTGGCCCGGCGGGAACAGCCCGATCTCGTCCTCCTGGACATCATGCTGCCCGAGCTCGACGGCATCGAGGTCTGCCGCCTTCTCCGCCAGGAGATGTCCGTGCCCATCATCATGCTCACCGCCCGCGACGAGGAGATAGACAAGGTCGTAGGCCTCGAGGTGGGCGCCGATGACTACATCACCAAGCCTTTCAGCATGCGGGAGCTACTGGCCCGGGTGAAGGCTAACCTCCGCCGGGTCCGGATGACCCGCCAGGATTCCGGCGATGGCGAAGCCGACGCCCGAGCCCAGAAGCTGGTCCTGCGCGACATAGTGATAGACCTGGGCCGGCGCGAGGTACTTCGGCAGGGCTCGCCCGTCGCCCTGACTCCGCGGGAGTTCGAGCTCCTGGCATTCCTGGCCCGCAACCGGGGCATTGTGCTCTCGCGCGAGCTCATCCTGGAGCGCGTCTGGGGGTGGGACTTCGCCGGCGGTACGCGTACCGTCGACGTCCACATCCGAGGCTTGCGTGAGAAGCTCGAAGATGATCCGGCCCATCCTTCCCGCATCGTTACCGTGCGGGGGGCGGGGTACCGGCTAGAAGCCTAG